A region from the Alnus glutinosa chromosome 5, dhAlnGlut1.1, whole genome shotgun sequence genome encodes:
- the LOC133869182 gene encoding uncharacterized protein LOC133869182 has product MKRNTGENSLLNENHPPNPNPDADGSHDKPEKQTAIHPTRADYSDDISDPHPMTDDELVRYNEQVERSAGFEIDPIPGVNVLNLEDARSGMLCSDQAIRKYNIRVFFFCDNI; this is encoded by the exons ATGAAGCGGAATACTGGAGAAAATAGCCTTCTTAATGAAAACCATCCACCAAACCCTAATCCCGACGCCGACGGGAGCCACGACAAGCCCGAAAAGCAAACGGCAATTCATCCAACGAGGGCTGATTACTCTGATGATATTTCTGATCCGCATCCAATGACCGATGACGAACTCGTCCGCTACAATGAACAAGTTGAGAGGAGTGCT GGCTTTGAAATTGATCCCATACCTGGCGTCAATGTATTAAATCTGGAAGACGCCCGCTCGGGCATGCTATGCTCGGATCAAGCAATCAGGAAATACAACATCAGAG tCTTCTTTTTCTGtgacaatatataa
- the LOC133867885 gene encoding uncharacterized protein LOC133867885: MTILPKNIKKQVDLFDFFDGFSVLHRMTEDEDRRYSEQVKSSGGFEVDPFPGVVAFGLIQPWDINVPDNARRCILYSHNAIDTYNTKYGTPQLKFVRVLKAMCQGCDVFRCYVTFEAKDLADGGQTKIYQAVVRCQIPIDVNISTLSFRECVQLVRGSGFHGKKWNWKGH; the protein is encoded by the exons ATGACAATTCTTccaaaaaacataaagaaacaaGTGGACctctttgatttctttgatGGTTTCTCTGTTTTGCATAGAATGACCGAGGACGAAGACCGCCGCTACAGTGAACAAGTTAAGAGCAGTGGT GGCTTTGAGGTTGACCCATTCCCTGGCGTCGTCGCTTTTGGTTTAATTCAACCGTGGGATATAAATGTTCCCGATAACGCTCGCAGATGCATACTATATTCGCATAATGCTATcgacacatacaacaccaag TACGGAACTCCTCAACTGAAGTTTGTGAGGGTTTTGAAAGCTATGTGTCAGGGTTGCGATGTTTTTAGGTGTTATGTAACCTTTGAGGCCAAGGATCTTGCTGATGGTGGCCAGACTAAGATCTATCAAGCTGTGGTGCGTTGCCAGATACCCATAGATGTTAATATCTCCACGTTGTCTTTCAGGGAGTGTGTGCAATTAGTGAGAG GTTCAGGCTTTCACGGGAAAAAATGGAATTGGAAAGGTCACTGA